The following proteins come from a genomic window of Aminivibrio pyruvatiphilus:
- a CDS encoding ATP-binding protein, which yields MNGLTHTNGGDAAVASEAEFASPPPWILLSSGSPFFEDGDALLDRIIPEDRQRILAEGNRAAAVNGRVILEYSMDIPSLGTVPVQEFRCCFPGGFRSLFVAAQGFRRNEAFPCRNVCSQNLVPVYRADRNFERILDCNPPFARLFGFEEPEEFLSSLWARNPFFSHAAREMTLARFDGGFLDRFEVMFRRKDGTSFWGELSAVISPDGGYAGGRLTDITERRREDLLLQERNSALSMLGEISADLMEDLDMDVLLQKILDYAATYMNTEHGAISFADHPRGERYIRWARGPLLTRWIGKRIPLSRGLGARVLASEKSMVVPDYKTYENRLPDRDFDILSTTVGVPLRWKNHTFGYLSTYYEGPPREISGSKVEYLERFAFLASMALRNAGLYEDARRELEERRRLEKELVKAREAAEQASAAKGEYLARISHEIRNPLNVLAGISDRLLETCRDKGTAEGLRLMEKAKNHILQVLNDILDLSKIEAGRMNVTVAPFSPGELAGECAALFSPQAELKELTFSTEVNPDVPEYTLGDPLRIRQILFNLLGNAVKFTSRGGVSLSLTEARDVPGSPRLLFTVSDTGPGIDPERMESIFEPYTQGGRPSSGESGGTGLGLSISRRIARLLGGELTADSAPGKGAVFTLSLPLLQDGPNEKDVPKGKEKTPPLPERLTVLAADDHPVNRALLSKMLSRPGWQVILASDGREALELAEKHTPDVILLDLEMPVLDGLETARALRDENPGDVRPFILGLTGHDPDRALPLCRRAGMDGCLTKPFTPEDILGEIARRFGRDG from the coding sequence ATGAACGGACTGACCCACACAAACGGCGGAGACGCCGCCGTTGCATCGGAGGCCGAATTCGCTTCCCCGCCGCCGTGGATCCTTCTCTCCTCCGGCTCTCCCTTCTTTGAGGACGGAGACGCCCTTCTGGACCGCATCATCCCGGAAGACAGGCAGCGCATCCTCGCCGAGGGAAACCGGGCTGCCGCAGTCAACGGCCGGGTGATCCTGGAATATTCCATGGACATTCCCTCCCTCGGAACCGTTCCGGTCCAGGAGTTCAGGTGCTGCTTCCCGGGCGGGTTCAGGAGCCTTTTCGTGGCGGCGCAAGGGTTCCGCCGGAATGAAGCGTTCCCCTGCAGAAACGTGTGCAGCCAGAACCTGGTCCCCGTCTACCGGGCGGACCGGAATTTCGAGCGGATCCTGGACTGCAATCCACCCTTCGCCCGCCTTTTCGGCTTCGAAGAACCGGAAGAGTTCCTATCCTCCCTCTGGGCCCGGAACCCCTTCTTTTCCCACGCGGCCCGCGAAATGACCCTTGCCCGGTTCGACGGCGGCTTTCTCGACCGATTCGAGGTCATGTTCCGTCGGAAGGACGGCACATCCTTCTGGGGGGAGCTTTCCGCGGTGATCTCCCCCGACGGGGGATACGCCGGAGGGAGGCTGACGGACATCACCGAACGCAGGAGGGAGGATCTGCTCCTCCAGGAACGGAACTCCGCCCTCTCCATGCTCGGCGAGATCTCGGCGGACCTGATGGAGGACCTGGACATGGACGTCCTTCTCCAGAAAATCCTCGACTACGCCGCCACTTACATGAACACCGAGCACGGAGCCATCTCCTTCGCGGACCATCCCAGGGGAGAACGGTATATCCGGTGGGCCCGGGGTCCCCTCCTCACCCGGTGGATCGGGAAGCGGATCCCTCTCTCCAGGGGGCTCGGCGCCCGGGTGCTTGCCTCGGAAAAATCCATGGTCGTCCCCGACTACAAAACCTACGAAAACCGCCTCCCCGACAGGGACTTCGACATCCTCTCCACCACGGTGGGCGTCCCGCTCCGGTGGAAGAACCACACCTTCGGTTACCTCTCAACGTATTACGAGGGTCCTCCCAGGGAGATCAGCGGTTCAAAGGTGGAGTACCTTGAACGGTTCGCTTTCCTGGCCTCCATGGCCCTCCGGAATGCCGGACTCTACGAGGACGCCCGGCGGGAGCTGGAGGAGCGGCGCAGACTGGAAAAAGAACTCGTGAAGGCCCGGGAGGCTGCGGAACAGGCAAGCGCTGCGAAAGGCGAGTATCTCGCCAGGATAAGCCACGAAATCCGCAATCCCCTGAATGTGCTGGCGGGCATCTCCGACCGCCTTCTCGAAACCTGCCGCGATAAGGGAACAGCGGAAGGCCTCCGTCTGATGGAAAAGGCGAAAAACCATATCCTCCAGGTTCTGAACGACATCCTGGACCTCTCGAAGATCGAGGCGGGACGGATGAACGTTACGGTGGCCCCCTTTTCTCCGGGAGAACTCGCCGGGGAATGCGCGGCCCTCTTCTCTCCCCAGGCGGAGCTGAAGGAACTGACGTTCAGCACAGAGGTAAATCCTGATGTTCCGGAGTACACCCTCGGAGACCCCCTCCGCATCCGGCAGATCCTGTTCAACCTCCTGGGCAACGCCGTGAAGTTCACCTCCCGGGGAGGCGTCTCCCTTTCCTTGACCGAAGCCCGTGACGTCCCCGGTTCTCCCCGGCTGCTCTTCACCGTCTCCGACACGGGACCGGGAATCGACCCGGAGCGGATGGAAAGCATTTTCGAGCCCTACACCCAGGGAGGGCGCCCGTCTTCCGGAGAATCCGGGGGAACGGGGCTCGGCCTTTCCATCAGCAGGCGCATCGCCCGGCTCCTGGGGGGAGAGCTGACCGCGGACAGCGCCCCGGGAAAGGGCGCCGTCTTCACCCTGTCACTCCCTCTCCTTCAGGACGGACCCAACGAAAAGGACGTCCCGAAGGGGAAGGAAAAGACTCCGCCCCTGCCGGAACGGCTGACCGTCCTCGCCGCCGACGACCACCCGGTGAACCGTGCCCTCCTGTCGAAAATGCTCTCCCGGCCCGGCTGGCAGGTGATCCTCGCGTCGGACGGCAGGGAAGCCCTGGAGCTGGCGGAAAAACATACGCCCGACGTGATCCTCCTCGACCTGGAAATGCCCGTCCTGGACGGACTGGAAACCGCCCGGGCCCTCAGGGACGAAAACCCCGGAGATGTTCGGCCCTTCATCCTCGGCCTCACGGGCCACGATCCGGACAGGGCCCTTCCCCTCTGCCGCAGGGCCGGCATGGACGGATGCCTCACAAAGCCCTTCACTCCAGAAGACATCCTCGGCGAGATCGCCCGGAGGTTCGGGCGGGACGGGTAA
- a CDS encoding V-type ATP synthase subunit D, with product MSPKIAPTRGNMVKFASSLKLAEKGHDLLEQKRTILLMELMGKIREAKELQHSLEAVFSEAYFSLQMAGLSLGIENVEELSYSVPETDDFTVRLHSVMGVEIPKVDPVNRPPEPCYSFLGTSGVLDGAYLHATEVLSLIARLAEVETSVYRLAVQIRRTFRRVNALEKVVIPSHRRMLAWIANVLEENDREDFTRMKMAREGLENEGGGIL from the coding sequence ATGAGCCCGAAAATCGCCCCCACCAGGGGAAACATGGTGAAATTCGCATCATCGCTGAAACTGGCCGAGAAGGGACACGACCTTCTCGAGCAGAAACGGACCATCCTCCTTATGGAGCTGATGGGGAAAATCCGGGAGGCCAAGGAACTCCAGCACTCCCTTGAAGCGGTCTTCTCCGAAGCCTACTTCAGCCTCCAGATGGCCGGACTTTCCCTGGGCATCGAGAACGTGGAGGAACTCTCCTACTCTGTCCCCGAAACCGACGACTTCACCGTGAGGCTCCACTCCGTCATGGGCGTGGAGATACCGAAGGTGGACCCTGTAAACAGGCCGCCCGAACCGTGCTACTCCTTTCTCGGCACGTCGGGGGTCCTGGATGGCGCCTACCTTCACGCCACGGAGGTGCTCTCCCTCATCGCCCGGCTGGCGGAGGTGGAGACTTCCGTCTATCGGCTGGCAGTGCAGATCAGGAGGACCTTCCGGCGGGTGAACGCCCTGGAGAAGGTGGTCATTCCCTCCCATAGGCGGATGCTCGCCTGGATCGCCAACGTGCTCGAGGAGAACGACCGGGAGGATTTCACCCGGATGAAGATGGCCCGCGAGGGATTGGAAAACGAAGGAGGAGGGATCCTATGA
- a CDS encoding ATPase: protein MNLSEVLTALLAAEDEAADSVEDARRKAADILRENREKFAADQEARLTAARAQAKAIVESARHSAELEAAQIADMGMRGRQKMKDQFGEKAPPAVSKFAEEIAERYGKKGGA, encoded by the coding sequence ATGAACCTGAGCGAAGTGCTGACCGCCCTTCTGGCCGCCGAGGACGAAGCGGCGGATTCTGTTGAGGACGCCCGGCGGAAGGCTGCGGACATCCTCCGGGAAAACAGGGAAAAATTCGCCGCGGACCAGGAGGCCCGGCTCACCGCCGCCAGGGCCCAGGCGAAGGCCATCGTGGAGTCGGCCCGTCATTCCGCCGAGCTTGAGGCCGCCCAGATCGCCGACATGGGAATGCGGGGGCGGCAGAAGATGAAGGATCAGTTCGGCGAAAAGGCCCCGCCGGCGGTGTCGAAGTTCGCGGAAGAGATCGCCGAACGGTACGGAAAAAAAGGAGGGGCCTAG
- a CDS encoding V-type ATPase subunit produces the protein MSFLAAGERAAVTAKARVYRGRLLAPSDYLRLLELETVGEIAAYLAKTEAYGPYITEPSPETMHRGDLEAIITSVPLLEEIPFCRYLGPERSALLRAWGERFDVDVIKRVLRIITTGMGSRENLRRRVASVPITVADGEKLLAAGSLRDVLESLRGYPLYDILAEPLKRIEKEGGTLFRPKMAMDAFFLTRILSKGKKLSGSEGRGVRQIFGTRADLINMYWIYRSRRFFSLTPEEALGLTLPVRYRLNFDTLSSFAFAPDVPSMVKLLRESPYGEAFRTSGGNEVPEVGEMALEHNLYRILWRTASAIFRSGSAGVHAVLAYLTLRELEVKDLFTIIEDVRYHYDRKKAREFLIHPAAASFAGKEREVEPSWL, from the coding sequence GTGTCCTTTCTCGCCGCGGGAGAACGGGCCGCGGTGACGGCGAAGGCCCGGGTCTACAGGGGAAGGCTTCTCGCCCCCTCTGACTACCTCCGGCTTCTCGAACTGGAGACCGTGGGGGAGATCGCCGCCTACCTCGCGAAGACGGAAGCTTACGGTCCGTACATCACGGAGCCTTCTCCGGAGACCATGCACCGGGGGGACCTGGAGGCGATCATCACCTCCGTCCCTCTCCTGGAGGAGATCCCTTTCTGCCGCTACCTCGGTCCGGAACGAAGCGCCCTGCTCCGGGCATGGGGCGAGCGGTTCGACGTGGACGTGATCAAGCGGGTGCTCCGCATCATCACCACGGGAATGGGAAGCAGGGAGAACCTCCGGCGGAGGGTGGCCTCCGTCCCCATCACCGTGGCGGACGGGGAGAAGCTCCTGGCGGCCGGAAGCCTGAGGGACGTGCTGGAGTCCCTTCGGGGGTACCCCTTATACGACATCCTCGCCGAGCCCCTGAAAAGGATCGAAAAAGAGGGTGGCACCCTCTTTCGGCCCAAGATGGCCATGGATGCCTTCTTTCTCACCCGGATTCTCTCGAAGGGGAAAAAGCTGTCCGGGAGCGAGGGGCGGGGCGTCCGGCAGATTTTCGGCACCAGGGCGGACCTGATCAACATGTACTGGATCTACCGGAGCCGCCGGTTCTTCTCCCTCACCCCGGAGGAGGCCCTCGGCCTGACGCTGCCGGTGCGCTACAGGCTGAATTTCGACACGCTGAGCTCCTTCGCCTTCGCCCCCGACGTGCCGTCCATGGTGAAGCTGCTCAGGGAGAGCCCCTACGGCGAGGCCTTCCGCACCTCCGGCGGAAACGAGGTCCCGGAGGTGGGGGAGATGGCCCTGGAGCACAACCTGTACCGGATCCTCTGGAGGACGGCGTCGGCCATCTTCCGGTCCGGCTCCGCGGGGGTCCACGCGGTGCTCGCGTACCTGACACTGAGAGAGCTGGAGGTGAAGGACCTGTTTACCATTATTGAAGACGTGCGGTATCACTACGACAGGAAAAAGGCCAGGGAATTCCTCATCCATCCCGCCGCCGCATCCTTCGCCGGAAAGGAAAGGGAGGTCGAACCGTCGTGGCTGTAG
- a CDS encoding V-type ATP synthase subunit I, which yields MAVVEMMGMSLIGPRQEIEALAAELLTLGNFEPVPLEFALERRPASLSSGGARISTFQKNPYDELLEKLNYVWKEAGAVFPAERTCSRDTPSLSREECSRQVLDVAQKIDIWKKRAEVLEEEREKLMAAGAFLDALASADRDVEETLMTRYLSITFGRLSAENYKKLEEMAAVTPLLVYPVVAEKGYVLAIVFCSRDYLEEAEKIFRTVYLKEYRLTDLFEGAGANLRERLRERQLDSERAIRALQEAPRNYLGRRRKDLERLYCAVHSLQRVYALCQKRGEMSGIFVLSGVIPAPTLDRVADQVERLGPNTLLLTEKGTELEKRGRQLPTLLKNNFLARTFQEIVALYSLPSYGETDPSPLVALSFCLFFGFMFGDVGHGFLLAAGAWWLARKGILKKAFASVIRIAGVSAMVFGFLYGSVFGSEEILPSLWTSPMHGISDLIQTSLFVGVAFLSMGIAINILALKREGRTGKMLFDGEGVAGLLFYWTAALTAAIAFTSDGGAPKPLLAVLGLLFLVILFSSVLERLLFGPQEKDEGGVVHTFTVFHDLLSFLSNTASFVRLAAFALNHAGLSAAVFMLSDMVHSLPGGALFRAAVLLLGNIVIVGLEGLIVFIQTLRLEYYEFFSKFYHGGGRPFAPVTWNGKKQD from the coding sequence GTGGCTGTAGTGGAAATGATGGGGATGTCCCTCATCGGTCCCCGGCAGGAGATAGAGGCCCTGGCGGCGGAACTGCTCACCCTGGGAAACTTCGAGCCCGTTCCCCTGGAATTTGCCCTTGAACGGCGCCCCGCGTCCCTGTCTTCGGGAGGGGCGCGGATTTCCACCTTCCAGAAGAACCCCTACGACGAACTCCTGGAGAAGCTGAACTACGTCTGGAAGGAAGCGGGAGCGGTATTTCCCGCTGAACGGACCTGCAGCCGGGACACCCCGTCCCTTTCCCGGGAGGAATGCTCCCGGCAGGTGCTCGATGTGGCCCAAAAAATCGACATCTGGAAAAAACGGGCTGAAGTCCTGGAGGAAGAGCGGGAGAAGCTCATGGCGGCGGGGGCCTTCCTCGACGCCCTGGCATCCGCCGACAGGGACGTGGAGGAGACCCTGATGACCCGGTATCTCTCCATCACCTTCGGGCGCCTGAGCGCGGAAAACTATAAAAAACTGGAGGAAATGGCCGCCGTCACGCCCCTGCTGGTCTACCCCGTGGTGGCGGAAAAAGGGTATGTCCTGGCCATCGTCTTCTGCTCCAGGGACTACCTGGAGGAGGCGGAGAAGATCTTCCGGACGGTCTACCTGAAGGAATACCGGCTGACCGACCTCTTCGAGGGTGCTGGTGCAAACCTCAGGGAGCGGCTGAGGGAGCGGCAGCTCGACTCGGAGCGGGCCATCCGGGCCCTCCAGGAAGCCCCCCGGAACTACCTGGGACGCCGGAGGAAGGATCTGGAGCGGCTCTACTGCGCCGTCCACTCCCTCCAGCGGGTCTACGCTCTCTGCCAGAAGCGGGGGGAGATGAGCGGCATTTTCGTGCTGTCGGGGGTCATCCCCGCCCCGACGCTGGACAGGGTGGCGGATCAGGTGGAACGGCTGGGCCCCAACACCCTGCTGCTCACGGAAAAGGGAACGGAACTGGAAAAACGGGGCAGGCAGCTCCCCACCCTGCTGAAGAACAATTTCCTCGCCCGAACTTTCCAGGAGATCGTGGCCCTCTACAGTCTGCCCTCCTACGGGGAGACGGACCCTTCACCGCTGGTGGCGCTGAGCTTCTGCCTCTTCTTCGGCTTCATGTTCGGCGACGTGGGGCACGGCTTCCTTCTCGCCGCCGGGGCATGGTGGCTTGCCCGGAAGGGGATACTAAAAAAAGCCTTCGCATCGGTGATCCGGATCGCAGGAGTCTCCGCCATGGTCTTCGGCTTTCTCTACGGGAGCGTCTTCGGCTCGGAGGAGATCCTGCCCTCCCTGTGGACTTCCCCCATGCACGGCATCTCCGACCTGATACAGACCTCCCTCTTCGTGGGAGTGGCCTTCCTGAGCATGGGGATCGCCATCAACATCCTGGCCCTGAAACGGGAGGGACGGACGGGAAAGATGCTCTTCGACGGCGAGGGGGTGGCCGGTCTCCTCTTCTACTGGACCGCGGCCCTTACGGCCGCCATCGCCTTCACGTCTGACGGGGGGGCTCCGAAACCGCTCCTGGCGGTTCTCGGGCTGCTTTTCCTGGTGATCCTCTTCAGCTCGGTGCTGGAGCGGCTCCTGTTCGGCCCCCAGGAAAAGGACGAGGGCGGAGTGGTCCACACCTTCACGGTGTTCCACGACCTGCTCTCCTTCCTGAGCAACACCGCCTCCTTCGTTCGGCTGGCAGCCTTCGCCCTGAACCACGCGGGACTGTCGGCGGCGGTGTTCATGCTCAGCGACATGGTCCACAGCCTCCCCGGGGGAGCCCTCTTCCGGGCAGCGGTCCTGCTGCTCGGCAACATTGTCATCGTGGGCCTCGAGGGTCTCATCGTCTTCATCCAGACCCTGAGGCTCGAGTACTATGAGTTCTTCAGCAAGTTCTACCACGGCGGCGGCAGGCCCTTCGCCCCCGTGACCTGGAATGGGAAAAAACAAGATTAG
- a CDS encoding ATP synthase subunit C: protein MSGLVLIAGGTVFACAAGFYLRGRTVRSPRAVLGGVLAVLAVLLAAGLVLTLLPAPSAAAEATAASAASGLGFLGASLATGLACLGAGIAVAVVGAAALGVVGEKPSMLGTTLIYLGLAEGIAIYGVIVSLLILGKL from the coding sequence ATGAGCGGACTTGTACTTATTGCAGGAGGAACGGTGTTTGCCTGCGCTGCCGGATTCTATCTTCGGGGACGGACCGTGCGCTCCCCCAGGGCGGTCCTGGGAGGCGTCCTCGCCGTCCTGGCCGTCCTTCTCGCCGCCGGACTCGTACTGACCCTGCTGCCCGCCCCGTCGGCGGCCGCTGAGGCAACCGCAGCCTCCGCCGCGTCGGGGCTGGGGTTCCTCGGCGCGAGCCTCGCCACCGGGCTGGCCTGCCTGGGTGCGGGCATCGCCGTGGCCGTGGTGGGCGCCGCCGCCCTGGGCGTGGTGGGAGAGAAGCCCTCCATGCTGGGGACGACCCTCATCTACCTCGGCCTGGCGGAAGGCATCGCCATCTACGGAGTCATCGTCTCCCTGCTGATCCTGGGCAAGCTGTAG
- a CDS encoding V-type ATP synthase subunit F: MKGFLISDNHDSLVLLRLAGIPGVEVHGPEETAAALEDVLANRPGVGVLVITEKAAAQVPAMVKALRERGETPLLVEIPDRHGSMRQGDFLTRYIRDAIGVKIE; this comes from the coding sequence ATGAAGGGATTCCTCATCAGCGACAACCACGACTCCCTGGTACTGCTCCGCCTGGCGGGCATCCCCGGCGTGGAGGTCCACGGCCCGGAGGAGACCGCCGCAGCCCTGGAGGACGTGCTGGCGAACAGGCCGGGCGTGGGAGTCCTTGTCATCACCGAAAAGGCCGCCGCCCAGGTTCCCGCCATGGTGAAGGCCCTCCGGGAAAGGGGAGAAACCCCTCTCCTGGTGGAGATACCCGACCGCCACGGCAGCATGCGGCAGGGTGACTTTCTGACGCGGTACATCCGCGACGCGATTGGAGTGAAGATAGAATGA
- a CDS encoding V-type ATP synthase subunit E produces MTGSIAGDGRNYEVRNPEKLASLKNLLLKKADDEREALLESARSEAASWLAEQNAALDRMVEQIHAEAVKRAEEISKRQISGAEMARTKERLRLQNSLLDEAVGMLQKELTALRIHPSYPAVLAGLALEAAENLPAGTEVRIQLASEDEALGEPLAARLREKRPDLSVSFAPDAAPILGGVWLSAPDGSWRSPADWREVIAEVKDALAERILSLL; encoded by the coding sequence ATGACCGGTTCCATAGCAGGAGACGGCCGGAATTACGAGGTCCGCAACCCCGAAAAACTGGCCTCCCTGAAAAATTTGCTGCTCAAGAAGGCCGACGACGAACGGGAAGCCCTCCTGGAATCAGCCAGGAGTGAGGCAGCCTCGTGGCTCGCCGAGCAGAACGCGGCCCTGGACCGCATGGTGGAGCAGATCCACGCCGAGGCGGTGAAACGGGCGGAGGAGATATCCAAACGGCAGATTTCAGGTGCCGAGATGGCCCGGACCAAGGAGCGGCTCCGCCTCCAGAACTCCCTTCTCGACGAGGCGGTGGGGATGCTCCAGAAGGAGCTCACAGCCCTCCGGATTCATCCGTCCTATCCCGCGGTCCTCGCGGGCCTGGCCCTCGAGGCGGCGGAAAACCTCCCCGCCGGGACGGAGGTCAGAATCCAGCTCGCCTCCGAGGACGAAGCCCTGGGGGAACCTCTGGCGGCCCGCCTCCGGGAGAAGCGTCCCGATCTCTCCGTCTCCTTCGCCCCCGACGCCGCCCCCATCCTGGGCGGGGTCTGGCTCTCCGCACCGGACGGCTCGTGGCGCTCCCCCGCCGACTGGCGGGAGGTCATCGCCGAAGTGAAGGATGCCCTCGCCGAGCGGATCCTCTCCCTCCTGTGA